A stretch of Brassica napus cultivar Da-Ae chromosome C6, Da-Ae, whole genome shotgun sequence DNA encodes these proteins:
- the LOC106345664 gene encoding probable hexosyltransferase MUCI70 isoform X2, with the protein MAQYRQSGTERLNGRVGGSYPQYANNGASSSDHIAIGIRNGVGGATQHAKTNRWRRSVRPERIRRLGIGSVVFVICLVLLLTVLAYYYISGFTNNGYDDKDSYDGDFLANVTRIDPEKVLEFGQGSVVHGRDSRYWDKDDRRRDDDYNEDEVEHQHVDVAEVKKVGNVGFYNEAGRNELNKYQAEYQASLDLDPNDDDAIDSQGDEYVDSGHDEDDNEDTHKNKPTEVKEHIEEKDSSKSSLEHSSLVSKGGKSGKKSRSDTKRRGRGRRSSGASCEMKLLNSSQPIVEPLNTRKSARFSLQYIENEDKPDGEEQWEPRFAGHQSLQEREASFLVQDKKIHCGFVKSPKGSPTTGFDLTEDDTNYISSCHIAVISCIFGNSDRLRPPANKMISRLSRKNVCFIVFVDEITMQTLSAEGNAPDRAGFIGLWKLVVVKNLPYADMRRVGKIPKLLPHRLFPSARYSIWLDSKLRLQLDPLLILEYFLWRKGHEYAISNHYDRHCLWEEVAQNKKLNKYNHTVIDQQFEFYKADGLTRFNASDPFKPLPSNVPEGSFIVRAHTPMSNLFSCLWYNEVERFTPRDQLSFAYTYQKLRRMNPDKPFNLHMFKDCERRKIAKLFRHRSEEKRNLIQAALQQ; encoded by the exons ATGGCTCAATATAGACAATCCGGAACCGAGAGATTGAACGGTCGCGTCGGCGGCAGTTACCCTCAGTACGCCAACAACGGCGCATCTTCTTCTGATCATATAGCGATCGGGATCCGGAACGGCGTCGGAGGAGCGACTCAGCACGCTAAGACTAATCGGTGGAGGCGATCCGTACGACCTGAGAGGATTCGTCGCCTTGGAATCGGGTCTGTAGTCTTTGTCATCTGCCTTGTGCTCCTTCTCACTGTTCTAGCCTACTATTACATCTCTGGCTTTACTAACAATGGCTACGATGATAAAG ATTCTTACGACGGTGATTTTCTGGCGAATGTGACGAGAATTGACCCTGAGAAGGTTCTTGAGTTTGGTCAGGGTTCAGTGGTTCATGGACGAGACTCGAGATATTGGGATAAGGATGACAGACGACGGGATGATGACTATAATGAAGATGAAGTAGAGCATCAACATGTTGATGTGGCTGAAGTGAAAAAGGTGGGGAATGTGGGTTTCTACAATGAAGCTGGCCGGAACGAATTAAACAAGTATCAAGCTGAGTATCAAGCTTCCCTTGATTTGGACCCTAATGACGATGATGCCATTGATTCTCAAGGGGATGAATACGTTGATTCCGGGCATGACGAGGATGACAATGAAGATACGCATAAAAACAAGCCTACCGAGGTTAAGGAGCATATTGAGGAAAAGGATAGTTCGAAAAGCTCACTTGAGCATTCTTCTCTTGTTAGTAAGGGTGGTAAGTCCGGTAAAAAATCACGATCTGATACAAAAAGAAGAGGTCGAGGCCGCAGATCTTCAG GTGCATCTTGTGAGATGAAGCTGTTGAATTCTAGTCAACCAATAGTGGAGCCCTTGAATACTCGAAAATCTGCTAGGTTCTCCTTACAGTACATAGAGAATGAAGATAAACCCGATGGGGAAGAACAGTGGGAGCCTAGGTTTGCAGGTCATCAGAGTTTACAGGAGCGGGAAGCTTCCTTTTTGGTTCAAGACAAGAAAATTCATTGTGGTTTTGTCAAATCTCCCAAAGGATCTCCAACCACTGGGTTTGACTTGACAGAAGATGATACTAATTATATCAGTAGCTGCCACATTGCTGTGATCTCATGCATCTTTGGCAATTCTGATCGCTTGAGGCCTCCTGCCAATAAAATG ATAAGTAGGTTGTCAAGAAAAAATGTCTGCTTCATTGTGTTCGTGGACGAGATTACCATGCAAACACTTTCTGCAGAAGGCAATGCTCCAGACCGAGCAGGATTCATTGGTTTGTGGAAGTTGGTTGTTGTGAAGAATCTTCCTTACGCAGATATGCGGAGGGTAGGAAAAATACCAAAACTGTTGCCACACCGACTTTTTCCatctgcaag GTACTCAATCTGGTTAGACAGCAAGTTGCGACTTCAGTTGGATCCTCTACTCATTCTGGAGTACTTCCTATGGCGTAAAGGTCACGAGTATGCTATATCCAATCACTATGATCGCCATTGTTTATGGGAAGAGGTTGCACAAAACAAGAAGCTGAACAAGTACAATCATACTGTTATAGATCAACAGTTTGAGTTTTACAAGGCTGACGGGCTGACCAGATTCAATGCTTCAGATCCGTTTAAGCCTCTTCCTAGCA ATGTTCCAGAGGGGTCTTTCATTGTACGTGCACATACACCCATGTCGAACTTATTCTCGTGTCTTTGGTACAACGAAGTGGAACGCTTCACTCCTCGTGACCAGCTGAGTTTTGCCTATACTTACCAGAAACTAAGAAGGATGAATCCTGACAAACCATTTAATCTTCACATGTTCAAg GACTGCGAGAGAAGAAAGATTGCAAAGTTGTTCCGACACAGATCAGAGGAGAAGCGAAACCTTATACAAGCAGCACTACAACAATAA
- the LOC106345664 gene encoding uncharacterized protein LOC106345664 isoform X1 — translation MFLLSLSLDVNGENRSLFVREGVERERERERARLVDNASMAQYRQSGTERLNGRVGGSYPQYANNGASSSDHIAIGIRNGVGGATQHAKTNRWRRSVRPERIRRLGIGSVVFVICLVLLLTVLAYYYISGFTNNGYDDKDSYDGDFLANVTRIDPEKVLEFGQGSVVHGRDSRYWDKDDRRRDDDYNEDEVEHQHVDVAEVKKVGNVGFYNEAGRNELNKYQAEYQASLDLDPNDDDAIDSQGDEYVDSGHDEDDNEDTHKNKPTEVKEHIEEKDSSKSSLEHSSLVSKGGKSGKKSRSDTKRRGRGRRSSGASCEMKLLNSSQPIVEPLNTRKSARFSLQYIENEDKPDGEEQWEPRFAGHQSLQEREASFLVQDKKIHCGFVKSPKGSPTTGFDLTEDDTNYISSCHIAVISCIFGNSDRLRPPANKMISRLSRKNVCFIVFVDEITMQTLSAEGNAPDRAGFIGLWKLVVVKNLPYADMRRVGKIPKLLPHRLFPSARYSIWLDSKLRLQLDPLLILEYFLWRKGHEYAISNHYDRHCLWEEVAQNKKLNKYNHTVIDQQFEFYKADGLTRFNASDPFKPLPSNVPEGSFIVRAHTPMSNLFSCLWYNEVERFTPRDQLSFAYTYQKLRRMNPDKPFNLHMFKDCERRKIAKLFRHRSEEKRNLIQAALQQ, via the exons AtgtttctcctttctctctctcttgatgtAAATGGTGAAAATCGATCTTTATTCGTCCGTGAA ggcgtagagagagagagagagagagagagggctCGTCTCGTCGACAATGCTAGTATGGCTCAATATAGACAATCCGGAACCGAGAGATTGAACGGTCGCGTCGGCGGCAGTTACCCTCAGTACGCCAACAACGGCGCATCTTCTTCTGATCATATAGCGATCGGGATCCGGAACGGCGTCGGAGGAGCGACTCAGCACGCTAAGACTAATCGGTGGAGGCGATCCGTACGACCTGAGAGGATTCGTCGCCTTGGAATCGGGTCTGTAGTCTTTGTCATCTGCCTTGTGCTCCTTCTCACTGTTCTAGCCTACTATTACATCTCTGGCTTTACTAACAATGGCTACGATGATAAAG ATTCTTACGACGGTGATTTTCTGGCGAATGTGACGAGAATTGACCCTGAGAAGGTTCTTGAGTTTGGTCAGGGTTCAGTGGTTCATGGACGAGACTCGAGATATTGGGATAAGGATGACAGACGACGGGATGATGACTATAATGAAGATGAAGTAGAGCATCAACATGTTGATGTGGCTGAAGTGAAAAAGGTGGGGAATGTGGGTTTCTACAATGAAGCTGGCCGGAACGAATTAAACAAGTATCAAGCTGAGTATCAAGCTTCCCTTGATTTGGACCCTAATGACGATGATGCCATTGATTCTCAAGGGGATGAATACGTTGATTCCGGGCATGACGAGGATGACAATGAAGATACGCATAAAAACAAGCCTACCGAGGTTAAGGAGCATATTGAGGAAAAGGATAGTTCGAAAAGCTCACTTGAGCATTCTTCTCTTGTTAGTAAGGGTGGTAAGTCCGGTAAAAAATCACGATCTGATACAAAAAGAAGAGGTCGAGGCCGCAGATCTTCAG GTGCATCTTGTGAGATGAAGCTGTTGAATTCTAGTCAACCAATAGTGGAGCCCTTGAATACTCGAAAATCTGCTAGGTTCTCCTTACAGTACATAGAGAATGAAGATAAACCCGATGGGGAAGAACAGTGGGAGCCTAGGTTTGCAGGTCATCAGAGTTTACAGGAGCGGGAAGCTTCCTTTTTGGTTCAAGACAAGAAAATTCATTGTGGTTTTGTCAAATCTCCCAAAGGATCTCCAACCACTGGGTTTGACTTGACAGAAGATGATACTAATTATATCAGTAGCTGCCACATTGCTGTGATCTCATGCATCTTTGGCAATTCTGATCGCTTGAGGCCTCCTGCCAATAAAATG ATAAGTAGGTTGTCAAGAAAAAATGTCTGCTTCATTGTGTTCGTGGACGAGATTACCATGCAAACACTTTCTGCAGAAGGCAATGCTCCAGACCGAGCAGGATTCATTGGTTTGTGGAAGTTGGTTGTTGTGAAGAATCTTCCTTACGCAGATATGCGGAGGGTAGGAAAAATACCAAAACTGTTGCCACACCGACTTTTTCCatctgcaag GTACTCAATCTGGTTAGACAGCAAGTTGCGACTTCAGTTGGATCCTCTACTCATTCTGGAGTACTTCCTATGGCGTAAAGGTCACGAGTATGCTATATCCAATCACTATGATCGCCATTGTTTATGGGAAGAGGTTGCACAAAACAAGAAGCTGAACAAGTACAATCATACTGTTATAGATCAACAGTTTGAGTTTTACAAGGCTGACGGGCTGACCAGATTCAATGCTTCAGATCCGTTTAAGCCTCTTCCTAGCA ATGTTCCAGAGGGGTCTTTCATTGTACGTGCACATACACCCATGTCGAACTTATTCTCGTGTCTTTGGTACAACGAAGTGGAACGCTTCACTCCTCGTGACCAGCTGAGTTTTGCCTATACTTACCAGAAACTAAGAAGGATGAATCCTGACAAACCATTTAATCTTCACATGTTCAAg GACTGCGAGAGAAGAAAGATTGCAAAGTTGTTCCGACACAGATCAGAGGAGAAGCGAAACCTTATACAAGCAGCACTACAACAATAA